The genomic stretch CAAATTTACGCATTTGCCCTCCAAATCAACTGAGGTTTTGTGCACCTGCGTTAAAGTCGCACTCCTTACGCACCCAGCTTCTGCtgttttcttttataataattatattaataatataggtGTAATGATGAGCCTGCTGCAGTGGCTTGCCATCTCTTGTTCTctgcaaaattttaattttaaattaaatttatttaacaaaacaaaaagaagacgGAAACACCTGCTGCAGTAGCTTGCCATCTCTCGTCCTTttccaaattttaatttcaaattgaatttatttcacTAAACAAGAAACCTGCTGCAATGCAGTGACTGCAATTTTGTTCATCCTTTTAATGGAGTGACCAGCACCTTCATTACTATTATGAGGATGAAAAATAACAGGACGATAGTTAAATATTATTCCCATACTGTCTCGTAATTTTCATCCTCACAAAAGCAGCGAGGGTGATGGTCACtccgttaaaggggtgaacaaaattgcactccaaTGCATTAGCTTGCCCTCTCTTGtcctttttaaaattttaattttaaattaaatttatttgacaaacTAGATCAAGAAAACAGAAACGCTAAAAATTATTGTCttcttttttataataattatgttaataataatataatataatataatatattatatatttaaaaaatttgaggaCAAGACagcaaatatataatatacaatagGAAAATGTTATTAGTATATCTATTTTGTATATCTTGAGTTATATAAGAgagtattatgacaaaaaaactCTTCATAAagcgcatagaggcgcgtgaggcacATGTGAGGCGCatggtattttgatcataatacccttttatatagtccaaaatatataaaataattgtaCATCTAAGCATGATTCtatacaatatattatatataattatgttaatatataatataatatattatacattttaatttGCCCTTTGCTTGTTAGACCGCGTTTCAATTTGCACGTGCAATGATGCACTTGTTGCAGCGTCCTTGCCCTCTTGTCccttttaaaatttcaatttcaaactggaagaaaaagagagaaaggcaATGTTggaaattagatttataataatttgttgcttttttatgtgataataatattataatatatatatatatattatatttgtaaagGCTTCGATAGAATGGGAACAACAATTCTCTCTAAATTTCAATTTCCCCTAACCTCAaccaacataaaaataatatttaagcaaataagttttaataatttattaaaatttaaattttaaaagatacatgtattttaaattaaatatataataaaatttgctATATTGTAATAAGAAGTAGAATGATTTTGATAAAGCCTATCCTACAAATAGAGTGCACATGCCTAGTAGCTTTGTCcaactattttaatttatttatttattaaaaaataaatataaaataataaaatagaaattgagaGTGCAGGagataaattaaaatgagagataaattgaatatgtatataatatatatatatatgtatatgttatgagaatattattattaagattaaaagtaattaagagtctaatatatatttaataatattatttataatatatattaaatatttttttttatttataaataaattattcataaaCTTTTAATTAGATTCGGTTGTGAGCTCTAATCTAGTTTAACTCATGAACTAATgagtcaaatttttttaaattaaataaattaaattttaaaattaaactttacTTCGtcttatttatcttaataaataaatttaaataatttttattgagtTGAATTGAATTGTTGAGGAATGAGTATTCTCATTTACAATTCTAAATAAGAAATGACTAAAAGCTATTGAAAATTAGAGACGAGTGAAAAagtagtttaaaaaattttgggaagtgaaattgtatttttatatgaatttttcttttttggatgaattatgatattttaaatctttcttCCATTGAATTTAAAATGTATTTCGCTTTTAACAAATCtcatctttttaatattttatcttttgatttaAGTGCTTATATGTAAGtgcatataatttataaataattgttaattttataattaatatttatatttattgataaaaatttattaaatctatattacatgttatgtttatAATTGGAGGGACAAATCTTATCAATTTGTACTATCTTGGACTTTTGGTACTCTtcgaaaaaagagaaaagggatCTTTTACTGTAGAGTTAATCTTGTCTTTGGTAATTATAATACTCtttaaaaagagataaaattattgttgttaaaatctcaattttacgcgtacgattttatgattttacaatttGAAGATCCTTAAATGATTCAAATCTtatataaaatctaatttaggataaaattctataaaatctcgattttacatatacgattttacgctttATAGATCTCCAAATGATTTTACGATTTAAAGAccttcattgatttaagttgcaatttaaaGGATGCTTTCAACGTTTCAATGTCACATAatatctgacattggaacttatgtaatgaattgttatattttgcctctaaattggaacttgaattaacattgattgcataagttctaaTGTCACATAGTATCCAACATTAATTACATAAGtttcaatttatttgatttaaattataatttttacttgatttaatattgattgcataagtaaatcaagataaacaagtaattaactaatggaccaccaaacctcaaatcgggattttacttgatttaatcaatattaaatcaagaaaaaaatgcaacataaatctaatggaagacgttaaAAGAAtcatctaaagaattttaagctatattttacctctaaattacctatattttgtctctaaattgtCTATATCAACCTGCTaatttttgagctatattttgaaagtatcatcttttgaactataataaggaataatcaggttattaaaagatattaattcattttttacaaaattatgttattataaatatatatttacaaaaattgaagagtatttttaattatctataaaatcttacgattcgattttatgaaCAATTTTTTGATTTCACTTAAAATCCCGAATTTAACaactttgaataaaattaacataaatataaaaatattattttaataatttttctaatatttttaatgatattatatatcatgtattatatatttatatttaaatagaattttcaaTATGCATAGGTTTGTTTTTGGTTTGGAGAAAATTAATATAAGCATAAACATGACATAaaatggaagagagagaagaataaggaaaagactataataaaaaaaactcatattgGGTCAAtctttttagaatattttttaaaaagtacaaaatttttgaaatattttaataaaataattctaataagatACAGTAATAAAGTGccataatacaaaattttaataggGCAAAATTTTTAAAGTGCGGCAAAACTATAGgctcaataattatatttttaaacatatattaatttgatacaataatttaaattattttattatcatattttagattattattatttaaattatttaataattatcataatttaaattattttattaattatcataatattaaattattttatttttatcaatcaaataattattaatattattttagtttttatttaacaGTTAAATGCCAATTaccaaaaaacataaaaaaaaaaaaagccaaaaccATGGCAGGAATGTTTAGGGACGAAAAATtgattagtttagtttagtttttatttatatttatttataaataataatgttCAGGGACGAATATTTagtaataatttctcaaaaaatataaacactTTTACTTTGTAGAAGTGTTTAAAACTTTGGAAATcagttgatattttttttaaaaaaatattgttaaatttttgagaaaatatttataattttttgagtatataaatatttattagataattaaattatatgatttttattaagttgatattttctaaataataatgatgctaatttatttttagtaacaATTACATATGCCCATATATCAACTAGGTATGTATTATGGGTTTcgttgttattttgtttttattacttgacaattttaaattgattagtttttttatttaattattataaataatgagcactagtaaaaattttaatttttttaaagatgtttattcattattaataattaatttattatttgttgtctAGTCATgcatattttatctctaaattagagatgaaacaATTTATTGATAGCTAAACACCATTATTAGCAAAAGTTTCGTCTCggtaaaatcattaattttataactaattaatttgtttacattttttattcttaaaaaaatgacaaaaagagtCCGTCACTAATTATATTATCTATTGACCATAAAATCATTTCTTCACTAATAAGCTATTATTTTTAGTATTGGTTTATATCCTTAAAATggtaatgaaaaaattaattgttaattgTTAACACCATTactgacaaaattattttatcatcgATAAGTCAATAATTTTGTCCATACTTCTATTCTTCAattagtgacaaaattatttgttgttcttttttaaTATCATTATTGGCAAAAATAATCGTCACTAATGTATCGTAAATGTCGTAGTCAAAAGGAATAATTTGACGtcatcattatattttaaagaatTAGTGAGCAATGTTTAACTTTTGTCATTGAACATTTAAATGATTATGGTTGGTGATGAAAgtaatttttcgtcactaataataaaatattagtgacgaaattttaGTTTTCACTTGCAGGCCGACTTAAGAAAGGGGTTCTAATAAATTCTTTTTGTCAAGttcaacaataaaaatattttttatctaaaatgaattttaataaatttttaataataaatattttaatattaaaaagaacctcaataaaatttttaatgctctaaatttttaaagatactCCAAGTTTTAAATGACCTGTGACCCAAACTCCCCAGCACCTGCTCACTTATAAATTCGTTAACTAATCATCACAAATGTTGCATAAAAGAGCTGACATCAAGATGAAGTCGTTCAATCCGTCATGATCGCTACTGCAGGGATAAGACAGACGGCCCCGGCAGCCCACGCATACGGTGCGGGCAGACCGTCCACAATGGCAGCAAGCATCCCACCAAGAAGGGCAATGGCAGCAAACTTTATCAGGTATAGGCGGATGGCGTTGGCTACACGGTAGGGGATGTTGAGGCACAGTGCGGTCAGAATAGTTGCAAAGGCCAGTGCACTTGCAATCTTGGCCCATTTCGACTGGGAATTGGAACCAACACTGACAGAGGAGGCCATGATTGGCTTTGCCAGTTTTGTCCACCGCTCATTTTGGGATGGATCGACAGAACCAGTATTATTATCCGATGGATTGCTGTCGTCTCCAGCGGAAGTATTGTTATTGGCATTTGCGGGATTTTCAGCGTCAGGGCGTTCATCATTTGGGGATGAATCTCGGGCAGGACGCATCATCAGTAGTCTGCGAAAAGCCACCTTTACGGTTTGTTTCAGCGATGCGTACTCCTCCAAAACTGAGGAAGATTCAAGAAAgatgtattaattaattgtagTAATCATTAATCCACCACATATTCTCTAAGCTTCTCCTGTAAAAGTTTTCTGTGCAAGCAGCATCTTAATTCCTATCGTGTTTGCATCATCTTACATGTACGCACTTATAACCAAACATGACCATTTGTGGTTTTGCAAGACAAGTCGGCAGTGTTAATAATATGGGAAAGctaattaaatcataaattcTCGAAAATAATGAAAACCGAACagtggaaattaattaaaagaatgtaaaagttattttgaagA from Diospyros lotus cultivar Yz01 chromosome 9, ASM1463336v1, whole genome shotgun sequence encodes the following:
- the LOC127810416 gene encoding uncharacterized protein LOC127810416, with protein sequence MGSESNSDNRMLTRAERQGWNLPEFADQIWENFLEEYASLKQTVKVAFRRLLMMRPARDSSPNDERPDAENPANANNNTSAGDDSNPSDNNTGSVDPSQNERWTKLAKPIMASSVSVGSNSQSKWAKIASALAFATILTALCLNIPYRVANAIRLYLIKFAAIALLGGMLAAIVDGLPAPYAWAAGAVCLIPAVAIMTD